TGAGCTTCTTACCCGATGAACTGAGCACTCAAGATGAGCCGTCACAGGCTGAGAATGTCAGCAGGAACGAGGACAGCGGCATTTACACCGACTGTCCTCCGCAAGAGTCGACGGAGGCAGATACTGACACCAGTAATTCTGCCCAAAACGCCTCGCAGTTCAATCTCCCGATGACTCCCATGACCCCTATGACCCCCATGACCCCAGTGGCAGAGAGTTCAGGCATCATCCCACAATTACAGTAAGTCATTTTGTAAAGAATGTGTGTCAGGGATTCTTTTTAAGGCCCAGAACTTTATTTCAAATGTTGCTACACTCATATAaacaaaggttctttattggaatccaggaaacatgttttaatatctttggattattaaaacatttttaaacaatgaataaatggttcttttatgaaCTGTTTCTTCGGGgagccaaaaatggttcttcagtGGCATCGCTGTAAAAACCACCTTttggaaactttatttttaagagtataaAAGGATGTAAAATGCTTCAACTCCAAAATTTAACCAAACCAAATGTCTGCAAAAAGTTAGCCTCTGGATCCTAATTTTTAGTGAGTAATGCATCTGGTTACCGTGTATATTTCCAAACCTGTTTTTGATCATACACAGGAATATTGTGTCAACAGTGAATCTTGCTTGCCCTCTGGATCTCAAATCCATTGCACTTCAAGCTCGAAATGCTGAATACAACCCAAAGGTACTTTTCTACTCTAGTTTATATATGCAGCTCTatataaaattatgttaaatcatagaaaaacacatttatgtgcactaattaaattttttaaatttgtacaattttaaagttttttttttttttttgctcaccaagcctgcatttatttgatccaaagtacagcaaaatatattgaaatatttttagtgtttaattaactatttaaatgtattttaaaactataattagTTTTGCTTATTTGGGaaattatagaatttttttttttttaaagcaaggaccaaaagtgatgataaagtcactgaagttacaaaagatttctatttcagatcaactctgtttttctgaactttctgttcatcaaagaaacctgaaaaaattctactcagctgttttcaacataataataataaatgttttttgagcaccaaatcagaatattagaatgatttctgaaggatctgacTGGagtatgatgctaaaaattcagctttgaaatcacaggaataaatagtttttaaatagttaaaatatttcaaatttatttatttgattatttattattgttatttatttttagctgtacttagggtcaaataaatgcaggcaagagacttctttaaagacattaaaaatcttactgtccaaaaactttggactggtagtgtagttttcttaaaggaacagttcttgtaattctgtcattgtttattctGTATGCTGTTTACGTAAggatgattaaaaataaatgacagaatttccatttttgagttAACTACTCCTTTCATTTAAAGTGTTTAAGATATATCTTACCGTCTTCTCAGTAGCATAACTCCAAACTTTGCTTATGTGTAGCGTTTTGCTGCCGTTATAATGAGGATCCGTGAGCCAAGAACTACTGCTCTCATATTCAGCTCTGGAAAAATGGTCTGCACTGGGGCCAAGAGGTATACATAATATGTATTCagaatttaaactataatacattaGGGTAGCACAGTTGTGAAATAGATAAACGTAGCTCAGAAATAGTCTCACATGTCTCTTTTACCCTGTATTTGCCTTGTCCTTTGTTTATCTTTCCAAGCAGTGAGGAGCAATCTCGCCTTGCTGCGCGGAAATATGCACGGGTGGTACAGAAACTTGGTTTCCCTGCCAAATTCCTTGACTTTAAAATCCAAAACATGGTTGGAAGTTGTGATGTCTGCTTTCCTATACGCTTAGAAGGCCTAGTCCTCACTCACCAGCAGTTCAGCAGGTCTGGACAGGTGTCTGTCTATCATAAATCAGTGTGAATATTGCTGACCCACAATATAAGTGTAACTTATaacatctgtctgtctttaaCCGCTGTCAACCATTTTACCCCTCCAGCTATGAGCCAGAGTTGTTTCCTGGATTGATATATCGCATGGTGAAGCCACGTATTGTGCTGCTGATTTTTGTGTCTGGAAAAGTTGTGCTTACAGGTATAGTTTTAAATAGTACTCTAATCTTAAAGGAATAATCaggcatatttaaatatttttgcaaaacttATTCTCTTCatgttattatgatttttaggtGCAAAAGAGCGGTCAGAGATCTATGAAGCCTTTGAAAACATTTACCCCATCCTCAAAGGATTCAGAAAGCAGTAGAAATGTTGCACACGCTTACATGAGCTGCATCTGAATATTTTTCTATAACGATGTGCCTCGTATCCATATATAAGTGGTTTGCAATAATTTAATCAAAACTTTTGTTACTGCACTTTGTTTAATGTCTTTAAGTTTACTTTATGTATTGTCTACATTAGTGAAGATTGCTGAAATAACATAGCATTCCAAAGCGTACTGTGaaaagtaaatgttttgttaaaatattcagctttgccgTATGTGGGCTCTCATATGGAGACATGCCCACTTAAGTTATGACTATGTTTTGTCCCTTTTGTACATGTTGAACTGCTACTTGCTGATGCAGGTAAATAAACTTTGAAGATGTCTTTTTTGCAGAACCagtgaaattaaatgtattgtttactttatatacactaccagtcaaaagttttttttttttttaaagaattttcttctaatcatcaagcctgcatttatttgatccaaaatacagcaaaagcagtaatatagtgaaatatttaaactatttaaaataactgatttctgtttgaatatattttaaaatgtaatttattatcaaagctgaattttcaacatcattactccagtcttcagtgtcacatgatcgttcagaaatcattctaatatgctgttcaataaacattttaataataataataataattattattattattattattatcagtatttaaaacagttgagttttttttttcaggattctttgatgaatagaaaaatccaaagatcagcatttatctcaaataaaaagcttttgtatcaTCATagactaccattcaaaagcctggagtcagtataattttaagaaatattttctaaatatatctaaaataataataataataatatttagaaagtattaatatgttataaaagatttctatttcagtttttatttatttatttatttatttatttggagcgccaaatcagaatattagaatgatttctgaaaaatcatgtgactggagtaataatgctaaaaattcagcattgaaaccacaggaataaattacattttacaatatattcaaatagaaaacagttgttttaaatagtaaaaatatttaaaaatgttacactttttgctgtactttggatcaaagaaatgcaggcttggtgagcaaaagagacttaaaaaaaaaaaaaaaaaaccttattgttcaaaaatttttgactggtagtgtatacatgCTTCTTGTGAAATGTACACCAATAATCTCTGTTTACAACAAATTTTCTTTACTGTGTTTTCATAGTTATACTACATTaatgcagtttttgtcaaaaaaaaagcatacacCAAACAAAGAGGACCcatactgttttaattttacaatagcAAAATATATTGTATCAATATGGTATTTTAGATTCACATATggttaccatggtaaattttTGTAAGAGGCCCTACCACCACACACGTGAcacaacatacacaaacaacatACGTCACATGGTGCGCAGGGCAGACAGCCATTGCACTGAGCTGGTAATAGAGACCTTAAGACCAGAACTACtggttatattttaatatttccaaCCACAGATCATGTAAATCTCACAGTGAGCGTTTCTAAGGGGCTTCTATTTTTTATAGAGCCTGTATCATCATGGCTTGTCCCATATCAGGCGAACCCCGGGCTTTGGGGCCTGGTGAAGATCATCCAGAGTCTGCATCAGAGACCAGGGCGCCCGTTCGGCCCCAGCCGCCTCAGCAGCACCTTCAACCGGCGTGCGTGAGCGCTGCTACCGCGGTCATGGTGGAGGCTCTGGATGATGCAGAGGGATTGTTTGTAGCCGTGGAGAGATGTCCGCTCTGCAACACGGCCAGACGCAGACTGACCTGCGCCCGCTGCATTCAGAATGGCGATTTCGTATATTTTGACGGGAGAAATCCAGAGAGGTGTGTTTTAATTTCTCCTATAACTGTATGCTAACACAGCTCACGCTAGCATGCCAACAGTTTTCAGTATTAGCGAGCTGTTTcacatctgttttatttaagcACAAGTTACCTCCCGATCTAAAGTGTTTTCTCCGTTTATATCCGTTTTGTGAAGACACTAGATAGTATTTTGCTAATTCATGGCCCTAGTATGCTAACACGCTAACAGCTAACTTTGTAAACAAACTGTCAGGCAACAAAGGCGTTTACGTTTCTGCGTTCTCGGTCTTTTCTTGTCACATGGCAATAACTTGGTTATTTAAAGCTATGGTTAAAATGTTGTCATGGCttacttatgttttgtttgggAAACTTTGTGGGTGTTTTTGAAATGCCAGTGTGTTGCTGGTTATCTTTAGCTGAGTCATGTTGCCAAATGTGACAGTTTGATTATTaacttttatatgtatatatgactGTATCGTGATTAACTATTCTATATAGAAAGAGAGtaacagatatatagatagatatatagcaAATGCGTATTGCTCACTTGTTTTTCTGCCAACAGGTATTCTGAAAAACTTGAAAGACTTCAaaagctgaaaaatgaaaaggaaaatcTTCAACAGAGGTATTATATTAGCTTTGTGCGTTGCATAGCTCTAAATTATGTATAGATGTAACACAGActgaaattttctttttttttttcttctttttttagagTCATCAAAGCCATCGACAAGAAGGTCCAGGCAGACCAGCTTGTAAGTATTTTTGTGCACGTTTTAAGCGCttgaatttaaagttaaaatatgagATAAATCTAAGCTTGATTGTGCATTTTCTTTAACACAGAGGTGGAAAATCATGTCATGCAAGATGAAAATCCAGCAACTGAAGGAGGCCATCTGCACCGGCAATGAAGAAGTAAAGAGTGGTGAGTATCACGACAATAAAGATCTCATGAGAAAAGTGTGTAAATATGCATAAATCACATTGGTTTGACAAGGACACAAAATACAAGTAGCAGTCTGTCGTTGATTTCATGGCTGTCTTTGTTTTCACCTTAGGCAAGGAGTTATCATTGCGTTCCCAGGAGGAAGGGCAGCGACTGCAGCGCAGGGCCAGCCGACACCAGGAAAAGAGGGACAAAATTAAGCGCCATAACCAACGCCTCGGCGAGCTCCTTGAGAAGAGATCCAAAGAGCTGCAGGGAAGGCTGGAGGTCCTGGCTGAAGTGCGGAGAGAGCATATTCTGGAGCTCACCAGTCACATCTTCAACATCCAGGAGGAGAAGCAGGGCAGCAGGTCAGAGCAGATAAGATGAGCATAAACATATTCtaatgaacattaaaaaatatgcacATTACATAGTGCTCTGTCCTTGGATGAATGTTTTATCTGTGCTTATTGCAATGCGTTCTGGATGAGTCAACTAactattattcaaaaatatttaaacttgtaAGACAGCATCATTTTGCTGCTTATTTTGTAGAACAGCCTTGATATGAGGATTGATTGCGCCTAGAAAATCTCTTGTATATATTTCCTGTATGGTTTTGTGATACAAATCACCAGCAAAataatacactactgtttacaagtttggggtcggtacgttttttttttttttttaacaaattaatatcattattcatcaaagatgctttaaattgagaaaaagtggcaacaaagcatttttaaaaaattaatttcaaataattttaatgttctGTACATAAAAAATCCTGgtatcacaactgttttcaacattgataaaaataagaaatgtttcttaaacatcaTGTTAGCATAacaatgacttctgaaggatcgcTGGACACTGAACGGCAGccatcactgaaataaaatgcatctataatatattcaaatatttaccgtaagtagcacaggtatatttgtagcaatacccaaaaatacattgtttgggtcaaaaatcattaagatattaagtaaaaatcatgttccttgaaggcattttgtaaatttcctactgtaaatatattcaagcttaatttttgattagtaatatgcattgctaagaacttaatttggacaactttaaatccagttttctcaatacttggatttttttttatttttttttttttacaccttcACATTCCAGattgtcaaatattgtcctattgttccattgatgcatgcgcaaaccatgcatcaatggaaatcttatttgttcagtttcagatgatgtataaatcataattaaaaaaaaaaaacccttatgactggttttgtggtccaaggtcacatatattaattttaaaatgcgttccatttgattaatttgaatatatgtttgaatagaaaatggttattttaaatattaataatatttcacaatgttacttttttatcaaataaatgcagccttggtgagcataagagactctttttcaaaaacttggaaaaaacttactgaccccaaactttttaacagtagtgtgtgtgtgtgtgtgtgtctttccCACCTTGTGTGCCCGCCATAATCATACTGAATAATCGTTTATGAATGTGCCCTTTGCTTGTGACACTTAACGCTCAGTTGCTCCAGGGACACTCTTTGTGTAATTAGCTTACTATCACTTGGTTTTGCTAAATGAGAATAAACTAATCTTGTTAGGCTGGTTTTTGAATATGAGCATAATAATAAGTATGCTTTATTATTAGTAAAGCATAATGCATCATCTTAAGTATTTCTGCCCTGCAGGGACCCAGCAGAAGCTGAGAATGACCTTGCTCTGACCTCCAGCACCGTCAGTGAACTCGCAGAGGCGAGGAGAATCACCTACAGCTCAGGTCGCTGGATCTGGGACGATCAGAATGGAGAGACGAGCATCAGTATCACTGGGCCGCACGTCACACTCCCCAGTAATGGAGATTGCTCAGCATATTACAGCTGGGTGGAGGAGAAGAGTGGAAATCAGGGGCCAGGTACAGACTCATGGGTTATTACTGTACATCTCAAATATTAAATCCATTATAATCCAAAACAAACTTATATACACTGTCGTTCcaatgtttgggatcagtaagatttttaatgtttttttgaagaagtttcttatgatcatcaaggctgcgtatatttaatcaaaaatacagaaaaaatgtaatatcgtgaaatattattatgatgtaaaataatgtttttctattttaatatacattcaaatctaatttattcctgtgatcaaagctgaattttcagcatcattactccagtcttaagtgtcacatgatccttcagaaatcattctaatatgcagatttattagcAGTGCtggaacagttgtgctgcttaatatatttttggaacctgtgatatttttttcaggattctttgatgaataacaaatatttatttaaaatagaaatcttttctaacaacatacactactgttcaaaagtttggggtcagtaatttttttttttctttttttgaaagaaatgaatacttttattcagaaaggatgtgttcaattcataaaaaaatgatagcaatgacatatattgttaaaaacagcttatagtgaataaatgctgttcttttaattctttattcatcaaagaatcctaaaaaaaagcatcacagattcaaaaaatatataaaatagtttccaacattgataataaattagcatattagaatgatttctgaaggatgacttaagactggtgaaaattcagctttgcatgacaggaataaattataatttaaagtatattaaaattgaaaccattattttatattgtaataacatttcacaatattaatgtatttttcgGTGTTTTTggccaaataaatgcagccttgacaagtgtaagagactttaaaaaacattacaagtcttactgatcccaaacttttgactggcagtgtaggTTTTTAAATAGCTCTTGTATAGTTTTACTTGTTACTCGCCATGAAAATGGCCTAAGAAGCTGGAATGGCGTTCAAACACCAACCAATTGTAATCTCTCATTTCAGTGATAGTTCAGTAAATATATGTTTTCAtccttttaaaatgcaatacatTCAGTTTTAAGGCGTTTAGATTCTCTTTAAAGGAAAGAAAGTATTTAACAAATTCATTTtacagaattatttattttcttgtgcAGAGTTGGACCACATCAACCCGGCGCACACGATCAGCGCAGCCCTTTGCTATGCCACACAGCTCGTCAATATCCTGTCTCATATTCTAGATGTCAACCTTCCGAAAAAGTTGTGCAACAGGTTACAGCTGCATCTTTATTGTctataatagtttttatacatattttgaattagttttcatttttttaatttttatttttatttttagtaatattttagaacttttgtattttaacaattttattgttttttgtctttatttatttacttgcttgctttttttttttttcagttttttgtaatatcaagctactaaatgaaaataaatgctgctctgacaatataataaatagtaaatatagtaaataaactTGTGCTGTATTCTGTTTCGTCTTTTCTGCAGTGAGTTCTGTGGCGATAATCTGACCCGTTACCGATTTACCCGTGCTGTAAACAAACTTAACACCAACATCCTGCACCTCTGTTTCTCACAGGTAAATTCTTCTCAAAATTGAGAGCACTCTGATCTGAGGAGTCATATTCTGATCATACCTCGTGTTTATGCTTGATTTTTAGCATGTCGACAGCGAACTGCTCCATCCTCACCACACTTTGAGGAATATCATGTTTCTAGTGTCTCCAGCAAACAAGAAACTTGGCAGGTGAGAAATTACATTGTCTTGTTCCTTAGTGAAAACGCAAATTTTTTTTAaccgtaagatttttttttatttattcattttttttaaagaagcctcttctgctcaccaagcctgcatttatttatccaaaatgcagcaaaaacagcattaaacagcataaaatttaaatatatattaaatgtatagtaaaacatttttactatgtatatttttaaaatatattttaaaatgtaatttattcctgtgatctcaaagctgaatttttagcatcattactccagtcacatgatccttcagaaatcattctaatattctgatttgctgttacaacatttattattactattgttattattattatgttgaaaacagcttttttttttttttttttttcagtttttttttaatgaatagaaagttcagaaaaacagcatttatctaaaatagaaatatttgtaacatta
Above is a genomic segment from Labeo rohita strain BAU-BD-2019 chromosome 17, IGBB_LRoh.1.0, whole genome shotgun sequence containing:
- the tbpl2 gene encoding TATA box-binding protein-like 2 isoform X1, which produces MDEEAALENYFDQTIAGSSDYIFEGDLGLQGPAPQLQDSSFLSSLTSQDKDLTEDLDLSFLPDELSTQDEPSQAENVSRNEDSGIYTDCPPQESTEADTDTSNSAQNASQFNLPMTPMTPMTPMTPVAESSGIIPQLQNIVSTVNLACPLDLKSIALQARNAEYNPKRFAAVIMRIREPRTTALIFSSGKMVCTGAKSSEEQSRLAARKYARVVQKLGFPAKFLDFKIQNMVGSCDVCFPIRLEGLVLTHQQFSSYEPELFPGLIYRMVKPRIVLLIFVSGKVVLTGAKERSEIYEAFENIYPILKGFRKQ
- the tbpl2 gene encoding TATA box-binding protein-like 2 isoform X2; this translates as MDEEAALENYFDQTIAGSSDYIFEGDLGLQGPAPQLQDSSFLSSLTSQDKDLTEDLDLSFLPDELSTQDEPSQAENVSRNEDSGIYTDCPPQESTEADTDTSNSAQNASQFNLPMTPMTPMTPMTPVAESSGIIPQLQNIVSTVNLACPLDLKSIALQARNAEYNPKRFAAVIMRIREPRTTALIFSSGKMVCTGAKSEEQSRLAARKYARVVQKLGFPAKFLDFKIQNMVGSCDVCFPIRLEGLVLTHQQFSSYEPELFPGLIYRMVKPRIVLLIFVSGKVVLTGAKERSEIYEAFENIYPILKGFRKQ
- the atg14 gene encoding beclin 1-associated autophagy-related key regulator — protein: MACPISGEPRALGPGEDHPESASETRAPVRPQPPQQHLQPACVSAATAVMVEALDDAEGLFVAVERCPLCNTARRRLTCARCIQNGDFVYFDGRNPERYSEKLERLQKLKNEKENLQQRVIKAIDKKVQADQLRWKIMSCKMKIQQLKEAICTGNEEVKSGKELSLRSQEEGQRLQRRASRHQEKRDKIKRHNQRLGELLEKRSKELQGRLEVLAEVRREHILELTSHIFNIQEEKQGSRDPAEAENDLALTSSTVSELAEARRITYSSGRWIWDDQNGETSISITGPHVTLPSNGDCSAYYSWVEEKSGNQGPELDHINPAHTISAALCYATQLVNILSHILDVNLPKKLCNSEFCGDNLTRYRFTRAVNKLNTNILHLCFSQHVDSELLHPHHTLRNIMFLVSPANKKLGRTGPFEVSADLEDSMEFVEPEAAGPAEESGDEAVTDEETDLGTDWETVPSPRFCDIPSQPMDLSQSGMQASQPVGNAGGMISSAAASVTSWFRAYTGQR